The Candidatus Brocadia sp. genome contains the following window.
CTTCCTGTAGGTATGTATTCTATAAAACATCCCAAGCGGGCACCGTAGGGATACTTTTCCTCAAAAACCGCTTCTCTTTGAAGTCGTTCCACATTGTCCGATGTAACCGTAATAGAAAACCCGTAAAGTACCTTGTTTGCCTGGAGATTATCGAAGGCACTCAGAACACGATTGTAAGTACCCACACCACGCCTTTTATCCGTATCCTCTAAACCACCTTCAAGACTGACTACGGGAATTATATGAGGTAACCGAGACAGCTTCTTTGCTACAGCATCGGTAACCATAGTCCCATTAGTTATCAGGATAAAAAGACTATCACTGTGACGGCTTAAAATATCCAATAGGTCCGGGTACAGCATGGGTTCTCCACCGGTAAGCACAAAAAAGAAACAACCTAATGAACTGGCTTGTTCCAAAATACCTTCCAGTACTCTTTTAGGTAAAACCTTTGTATCTTTATATATCCTGGCATAACAATGATCACAAGCAAGATTACAATCCGAGGTAAGGCTTAAAACAAAGGAGTGCGGGATGGGGTATTCAAGATGATCTTGTAATTGAGTATTAAATTTATACTTTTTCCTTACCTTTCTAAATAAATTCCATGCCATCCAAAGGTTTCCTGGTGAAGACAATGCCCACGGTAAAAAGGCCTTCCTGAAGATGCGAAGATTGTATTTGAATCTATTGGAAGATATATGCATTAAATTATTAACCCCGATTTCTATTCACTTTTTTATCGACGCAAAACTTGGTCTATCAGTTCGATATCATAACATATAGGAACACCAAAAATTGGAACCTCGAAACCCTGAGATGATTCTGTGGGTATATGGGACGCCGGGCCTTTTTTAAAGGTCTTTTTGCACTGTTCAGAACAGAAGTAGTAAATCTTCCCTTTGTACTCTTCTGATATGTTTCAAAAAACTCAATTTTTACGAATACAGCAGTCGTACTAAGAATTCTGATTCTTTCCAAATCTGGTTGTTATTCCATTAGGGAAAGTACCAACCTTTATCGTAAGGATAACTTT
Protein-coding sequences here:
- a CDS encoding YHS domain-containing protein, which produces MSEEYKGKIYYFCSEQCKKTFKKGPASHIPTESSQGFEVPIFGVPICYDIELIDQVLRR
- a CDS encoding radical SAM protein, with the translated sequence MHISSNRFKYNLRIFRKAFLPWALSSPGNLWMAWNLFRKVRKKYKFNTQLQDHLEYPIPHSFVLSLTSDCNLACDHCYARIYKDTKVLPKRVLEGILEQASSLGCFFFVLTGGEPMLYPDLLDILSRHSDSLFILITNGTMVTDAVAKKLSRLPHIIPVVSLEGGLEDTDKRRGVGTYNRVLSAFDNLQANKVLYGFSITVTSDNVERLQREAVFEEKYPYGARLGCFIEYIPTGRTPNLGLCLSSEQISSFREWFLHLKKRANTYLIHFPGDEELMDSCREAGKGFIHINPEGYIESCALLSSRRYNVMEKSLEVCLKSLYTESKQCAHVYETLENHPCMSHRQDLRCSVSD